Proteins from a genomic interval of Thermotoga sp. Mc24:
- a CDS encoding ABC transporter ATP-binding protein, which produces MILRVKDLKKFYGAKAAVDGIGFEVEKGEIFAILGPNGAGKTTTLKCITGLRKKDSGEIELNGTFTYLPEEKKLYPHLRVKEIVDLFEKIGKNFNEKNCLEILERYRIDLNEKVTNLSHGMRTILYLSLVLSENVDLYILDEPTWGLDPIVRNEILDHIRSLTFEGKSVLYTSHVLAEVEKIADRVAIMKEGKIILTGNLDDIKSSYGLVVSKKDLNGYLLKTLKSGEKVYLVEKEEIPEGVEIEDATFEDIFEAIVRGERNDR; this is translated from the coding sequence GTGATCCTCAGGGTGAAAGATCTCAAAAAGTTCTACGGGGCAAAAGCGGCCGTGGATGGCATCGGTTTCGAAGTGGAGAAAGGAGAGATCTTCGCCATACTCGGTCCAAACGGTGCCGGTAAAACAACCACTCTGAAATGCATCACAGGTTTGAGAAAGAAAGACTCTGGAGAGATCGAACTGAACGGCACGTTCACCTATCTTCCAGAGGAGAAGAAGCTCTACCCGCATCTCAGAGTGAAAGAGATCGTCGATCTCTTCGAGAAGATAGGAAAGAATTTCAACGAGAAAAACTGCCTCGAAATTCTCGAAAGGTACAGAATAGATCTGAACGAGAAGGTAACCAATCTCTCGCACGGCATGAGAACGATTCTCTACCTTTCACTCGTTCTTTCCGAGAACGTGGATCTCTACATACTGGACGAACCCACCTGGGGGCTTGATCCCATCGTGCGAAACGAGATACTCGATCACATAAGGTCCCTCACCTTCGAAGGTAAATCCGTTCTGTACACCAGCCACGTGCTCGCGGAGGTGGAAAAGATCGCAGACAGGGTCGCCATCATGAAGGAAGGAAAGATCATTTTGACGGGAAACCTCGACGATATAAAGTCCTCTTATGGCCTTGTGGTTTCCAAAAAAGACCTGAACGGCTATCTTCTGAAAACTCTCAAAAGTGGGGAAAAGGTTTATCTTGTGGAAAAAGAAGAAATTCCTGAAGGTGTGGAGATCGAAGACGCAACTTTCGAAGACATATTCGAAGCAATCGTGAGGGGTGAGAGAAATGATCGCTAA
- a CDS encoding ABC transporter permease, translating to MIAKEFKDMKVRFFVMFFLLFGTFVLLVVMKDYTPTLAEMLKNVPEGFLEKLGVTEDFINKLSEWNFYIITQWYGKNLGQFVPIFAIIMAFPVFAREIENETIELLLVRMSRRKLFNVKFFTSLVFTFLALTVLALVPIPVSWIIGEKLDTGLVFKYLLVEMITTYLWFSITVFFSVISSDQVKPLIASIALLAGTTVLGGFVRVLSALNTYSYVLKGEFTLWPSLIYTLSGVVFTYLSRRSFKTRDF from the coding sequence ATGATCGCTAAGGAGTTCAAAGACATGAAGGTGAGGTTCTTTGTGATGTTCTTCCTTCTTTTTGGAACATTCGTGCTCCTGGTGGTGATGAAAGATTACACACCAACCCTTGCCGAGATGCTGAAAAACGTTCCCGAAGGATTTCTTGAAAAACTCGGGGTCACTGAAGATTTCATAAATAAGCTTTCGGAGTGGAACTTTTACATCATCACACAGTGGTATGGAAAGAATCTTGGGCAGTTCGTACCGATATTCGCGATCATAATGGCGTTTCCTGTTTTTGCAAGGGAAATAGAAAACGAAACGATAGAGCTTCTGCTTGTGAGGATGTCCAGAAGAAAGCTCTTCAACGTGAAGTTCTTCACCTCCCTTGTCTTCACTTTTTTAGCACTTACTGTGCTCGCACTCGTTCCAATACCTGTGAGCTGGATCATTGGAGAAAAGCTCGATACAGGACTGGTGTTCAAGTACCTTCTTGTGGAAATGATAACAACCTACCTGTGGTTTTCCATCACGGTATTCTTCTCTGTGATCTCTTCAGATCAGGTGAAGCCTCTTATCGCTTCGATCGCTCTTCTTGCTGGGACAACCGTTTTGGGTGGGTTCGTGAGAGTACTCTCTGCTCTGAACACCTACTCCTACGTTCTGAAAGGTGAATTCACTCTCTGGCCGTCGCTGATCTACACCTTAAGCGGAGTGGTTTTCACTTATCTTTCCCGGAGGAGTTTCAAAACAAGAGACTTCTGA
- a CDS encoding YbjQ family protein — MIITTTEQVPGYRVKEILGVVCGNVVMSKHLGRDIAAALKTLAGGEIKGYTEMLTEARNIALERMIKEAEKLGADAVICFRFSSSTIMSGAAEILAYGTAVKLEKI; from the coding sequence ATGATAATCACCACCACGGAACAGGTACCGGGATACAGGGTGAAGGAGATCCTCGGTGTGGTCTGCGGAAACGTGGTGATGTCGAAGCACCTGGGAAGAGACATAGCCGCTGCTCTCAAAACCCTCGCGGGTGGTGAGATCAAAGGTTACACGGAGATGCTCACGGAGGCGAGAAACATAGCACTGGAGAGAATGATAAAAGAGGCTGAAAAACTCGGGGCTGACGCGGTGATATGTTTCAGATTTTCTTCATCCACGATCATGAGCGGAGCTGCGGAGATTCTCGCCTACGGAACCGCGGTGAAACTGGAGAAAATCTAA
- the rpsB gene encoding 30S ribosomal protein S2, which produces MAVVTMKQLLEAGVHFGHRTRRWNPKMAPYIYTERKGIYIIDLQKTQQLLEEAYYFVREKASEGATILFVGTKKQAQGVIKAEAERCGAFYVNNRWLGGLLTNFKTIRSRIDKLIELEEMEQSGKLDELPKKEQSRIRRVLEKLRKNLGGLKEMRKIPDIIYIVDPRKEKIAVAEANKLGIPIVAIVDTNCDPDPIDYVIPGNDDAIRSIKLITSVIANAYLEGREGAPLTTEEEVESSEEITEEMVEDIDLEEFEEEEEV; this is translated from the coding sequence GTGGCGGTTGTTACGATGAAACAGCTTCTGGAAGCGGGAGTTCACTTTGGACACAGAACGAGAAGATGGAACCCGAAGATGGCTCCCTACATCTACACGGAGAGGAAAGGCATCTACATCATCGACCTTCAGAAGACTCAGCAGCTGCTCGAAGAGGCTTACTACTTTGTAAGGGAGAAAGCCAGCGAAGGTGCGACGATCCTCTTTGTGGGAACGAAAAAGCAGGCCCAGGGAGTCATAAAGGCTGAAGCAGAGAGATGCGGAGCCTTCTACGTGAACAACAGATGGCTTGGAGGACTCTTGACGAACTTCAAAACGATCAGGTCGAGGATAGACAAACTCATCGAACTCGAAGAAATGGAGCAGAGTGGCAAGCTCGACGAACTTCCAAAGAAAGAGCAGAGCAGGATCAGAAGAGTTCTCGAAAAGCTCAGAAAGAATCTCGGTGGTCTCAAAGAGATGAGAAAGATCCCGGACATCATCTACATCGTTGACCCGAGAAAAGAAAAGATCGCTGTGGCAGAAGCGAACAAACTGGGCATTCCCATTGTAGCCATTGTCGATACGAACTGTGATCCCGATCCCATCGACTACGTGATCCCTGGAAACGACGACGCCATCAGGTCCATAAAACTCATCACTTCTGTCATTGCTAACGCGTATCTTGAGGGAAGAGAAGGAGCTCCTCTCACCACAGAGGAAGAAGTGGAAAGTTCGGAAGAAATAACCGAAGAAATGGTGGAAGACATTGATCTGGAAGAATTCGAAGAGGAAGAGGAAGTGTGA
- a CDS encoding MFS transporter encodes MKRLTEKDYRWNFIVNSLDYAFFSLGMTLGSIFTLFPVFARNLGASNLELGLIPAIANLGWGIPAIWGAKYAERSPKKLNLVLKVTLGERLPYLFMALISFYLAVPSPRLALYLSILMVGIATFSMGFLGPPWMSMIEKVIDPRRRGTFFAMGNGLGAILGVGGSVIAREFLSRYPFPVNFGYVFLTAFAFFMVSFVFLALTREVPDHTVPDDEPIWNYIRNMKNVFLDKHFRNFLIERIITSFMFASSGFITVYLLEKFSLPDQSAAVFTAIVLVSQGLSSFLFGPLGDRKGHKLNLLLSKIFYSVAVILAFLSTSPVQAYPVFALMGLVNTTNNVGNMAITLDFVSGKRKELYMGSLYFSIAPFSFVAPLIGGKIADLSGYGALMALTGLIGIFGSFYVVKFVVDPRVSSRNN; translated from the coding sequence ATGAAACGTTTGACGGAGAAGGACTACCGGTGGAATTTCATCGTGAATTCACTGGATTACGCGTTCTTCAGTCTTGGAATGACCCTTGGATCCATTTTTACGCTCTTTCCTGTTTTTGCCAGAAATCTTGGTGCTTCCAATCTGGAGCTGGGTCTCATCCCGGCCATCGCGAATCTGGGCTGGGGCATTCCAGCCATATGGGGTGCAAAGTACGCGGAGAGATCGCCAAAGAAATTGAACCTCGTTCTCAAGGTAACGCTGGGAGAGAGGCTTCCATATCTTTTCATGGCGTTGATCAGTTTCTACCTCGCTGTTCCTTCTCCGAGACTGGCTCTTTACCTTTCCATTCTGATGGTTGGGATCGCCACATTCTCAATGGGATTTCTGGGTCCTCCTTGGATGAGCATGATAGAGAAGGTGATAGACCCACGAAGAAGAGGCACCTTCTTTGCCATGGGAAACGGTCTTGGAGCGATACTGGGAGTGGGTGGCTCTGTCATTGCCAGAGAGTTTCTCTCGCGCTATCCGTTTCCCGTGAACTTTGGCTACGTCTTTCTTACGGCGTTTGCTTTCTTCATGGTGTCCTTCGTGTTTCTGGCCCTCACAAGGGAAGTGCCGGATCACACAGTCCCTGACGATGAACCCATATGGAACTACATAAGGAACATGAAAAACGTCTTTCTGGACAAACACTTCCGGAACTTTTTGATAGAGAGGATCATAACGAGCTTCATGTTTGCGTCCAGCGGTTTCATCACGGTGTATTTGCTGGAGAAGTTCTCACTTCCAGATCAATCGGCGGCAGTTTTCACGGCGATCGTTCTCGTTTCCCAGGGGTTGTCTTCTTTTCTGTTTGGCCCTCTCGGTGACAGAAAAGGGCACAAACTGAACCTTCTTCTCAGCAAGATCTTTTATTCTGTGGCTGTTATACTGGCGTTTCTTTCCACATCGCCGGTGCAAGCTTACCCGGTCTTTGCTCTGATGGGTCTTGTGAACACCACGAACAACGTTGGAAACATGGCGATCACGCTGGATTTCGTCTCTGGAAAGAGAAAAGAGCTCTACATGGGTTCTCTGTACTTCTCGATCGCTCCTTTTTCCTTCGTTGCTCCACTCATTGGAGGTAAAATAGCCGACCTTTCCGGATACGGTGCTCTCATGGCTCTCACGGGGTTGATCGGTATATTCGGAAGTTTCTATGTCGTGAAATTTGTCGTGGACCCAAGAGTTTCAAGTAGAAACAATTGA
- a CDS encoding glycosyltransferase family 4 protein yields the protein MNIAILNHYASIPEVGSAETRHFELAKRFVREGHRVDIYIGDFSHLTGKRWSETFGWSFSKDGVDFIVVETREYTGNSLSRLLSSIDYYRNGRKKIIQKRYDVIIASSPHPFSWSLGWYYVRRKGGKFFIEIRDVWPDDLVKLGSLSYRHPVSMLFDHMCRKYYPKADGIISLAPDLSEHFNRLKVRPKNFIYIPNGVDLKVFKDPEPCPVVDEVFSKVPADKIKVVYAGSIVEHKGIKEFIETLSKVNKNLRDRFVFFFVGPSHADYLVSVKETAKDLQNVFFFDPVPKRCVPYLLQKADVLLFTLSQTVMDHPAVSSYKVVDYMASGKPVLCVDIENLPFKKTKGAVFFREDNLEEALRRIFEEDLSELGRRNREYVERERDWDRLYEKLRSFVLS from the coding sequence TTGAACATAGCCATACTCAATCACTACGCGAGCATACCAGAAGTGGGAAGCGCAGAAACGAGGCATTTCGAACTTGCGAAGCGATTTGTAAGAGAAGGTCACAGAGTGGACATCTACATCGGGGATTTTTCGCACCTCACTGGAAAAAGATGGAGCGAAACGTTCGGATGGAGCTTTTCTAAGGACGGTGTGGATTTCATCGTCGTTGAGACAAGAGAGTACACCGGAAACTCCCTTTCGAGGCTTCTCTCATCGATAGATTATTACAGAAACGGAAGGAAGAAGATCATTCAGAAGAGATACGACGTCATCATAGCGTCTTCTCCGCATCCGTTTTCCTGGAGCCTTGGCTGGTACTATGTGAGAAGAAAAGGCGGAAAATTTTTCATCGAGATCAGGGATGTCTGGCCGGACGATCTTGTAAAACTCGGTTCTCTGAGTTACCGTCATCCAGTTTCAATGCTCTTCGATCACATGTGCAGGAAGTATTATCCGAAGGCGGATGGAATCATTTCCCTTGCTCCAGATCTTTCCGAGCACTTCAACAGATTGAAGGTTCGACCAAAGAATTTCATCTACATTCCCAACGGTGTTGATCTGAAAGTTTTCAAAGATCCAGAACCGTGCCCGGTGGTGGATGAAGTCTTCTCAAAGGTGCCCGCTGATAAGATAAAGGTCGTCTACGCGGGATCCATCGTCGAACATAAGGGAATAAAAGAGTTCATAGAAACACTCTCAAAAGTGAACAAAAACTTGAGAGATCGTTTTGTGTTCTTTTTTGTCGGACCGTCTCATGCGGATTATCTTGTTTCTGTGAAAGAAACGGCGAAAGATCTGCAGAACGTGTTCTTTTTTGATCCTGTTCCGAAAAGGTGTGTTCCCTACCTTCTTCAGAAGGCAGATGTTCTCCTCTTCACTCTCTCTCAAACCGTGATGGATCACCCCGCCGTGAGTTCCTACAAGGTGGTAGACTACATGGCCTCTGGAAAACCAGTTCTCTGTGTCGATATCGAAAATCTCCCTTTCAAGAAAACAAAGGGTGCTGTCTTTTTCAGGGAGGATAATCTCGAAGAGGCGCTGAGGAGGATCTTCGAGGAGGATCTTTCAGAACTCGGCAGAAGAAACAGAGAGTATGTGGAGAGAGAAAGAGACTGGGATCGACTTTACGAAAAGTTAAGAAGTTTCGTACTCTCCTGA